The DNA segment CTCGCCAGGGCCGGCGAGCCGATAAGCACCTCGACCGCCGCGCAGCGTCCCTTGCCGTCCTTAGTTTTCAGGAGTTGTTGGGCGATGACCGCCTTCAGCGATTCGGAGAGCATGGTGCGGGTCTGGGCCTGTTGCTCGGCCGGAAAGGCATTGATGATCCGGTCGATGGTCTTGCCGGCGCTGTTGGTGTGCAGGGTCCCAAAAACCAGGATCCCCAGTTCGGCGCAGGTCAGGGCCAGGGCGATCGTCTCAAGGTCGCGCATTTCTCCGACCAGGATGACGTTTGGGTCCTCGCGGCTTGCCACCTTGAGGGCCTCGGCAAAGCTTTTGGCGTGGGAGCCCACCTCCCGTTGGGAGAATATGCATTTCTTGTTGGGATGGACAAATTCCAGGGGGTCTTCTATGGTAATGATATGCTTGGCATAGGTCTCGTTGATGGCGTCGATGACGGCGGCCATTGTCGTTGATTTGCCGCTGCCGGTCGGGCCGGTTACTAGGACCAGACCTCTTTGAAAATGGGCGACCGTCTTGACTATTGCCGGCATTCCGAGTTCGTCGAGGGTGAGAATTTTGGTGGGGATGATCCGGAACACGGCGCCAATACCGCGATGCTGGAACAGAAAATTGCAGCGAAATCGCCCTACTCCCTCAATCTCGTAGGCCTTGTCGAAATCCTTTCTGGTCAGCAAGGCTTCCTGTTGGACAGGGTCAAGAATTTCAAAGAGCAGACCTTTGTTCGATTCTGGGGTCAGAACCGGGGCGTCCAGTGGCACCAGCTCTCCGCGTAGCCGCAATAGGGGAGGAAAACCGATGACCATGTGCAAATCACTTGCGCCACGATCGCGCATCTGTCTGAAATATAGATCTATTTGTGCCATGACTGTATCCCTTGCCGGCTTGTGGTGGTTATGGGCATGAGGTTGGTTTGTCCATCAGGACCTCTCATTCCGCCCTCTTCCTGTCGGCAGGAAGGTGGCGCTTTAAGAGTGCCTTGTTGTCGACATTGGCAACTGCCTCATCAAGGCTGATTTTCCCCGCCTCCAACAGTTCCAGGATGGCGTCATCCATAAGCCGCATGCCGAGATTTTTGCCGATCTGCATGGTTGAGTGGATTTGATAGGTCTTGTTATCACGAATCAGATTGGCAATCGACAGATTGCCAATGAGGATTTCCAGGGCCAAATGCATTGATTTGCCATCAGTTCCGGGAATGAGGCGTTGGGTTATGACTGCCTTGAGGGCTTCGCTGATCATAGCCCTGATCTGGTTTTGCGATCCCGAAGGGTAGGAATTGATGATCCGGTCCACAGTCTTGACGGCGCTCGATGTCGATAGGGTGCCAATCACTAAATGACCGGTTTCCGAGGCGGACAGGGCCATGGAGATGGTGTCGAGATCTCTCAGTTCACCGATGACGATGACATCCGGGTCCTGGCGCAGTGCACCCTTCAGGGCATTTTGAAAAGAAAGGGTGCTGGTGCCGAGTTCCCTTTGATTGACGACGCCTTTTTTCAAGGGATGGATGAACTCGATGGGGTCTTCGACAACCAGGATGTGGTGGGCACGCTGCTGGTTGACGTAGTCGACCATCGCCGCAAGGGTTGTCGTCTTGCCATGGCCGGTCGATCCGGTTACCAGGATGATGCCCTGATGGTTATCGAGGGTGGCGCGGACCACATCGGGAAAACCCAGCTGGGCAAGGGTAGGGACTTGCGGAGGGATG comes from the Desulforhopalus sp. genome and includes:
- a CDS encoding PilT/PilU family type 4a pilus ATPase, translating into MATLDKVFKAAVDLQASDVHIVPGEPFMVRRTGKLIRLKSQVLTPEQTVHLISELLSPAQRDQLNSHQQLDFAYEISGLGRFRGSAMLHNRGMSSVFRIIPPQVPTLAQLGFPDVVRATLDNHQGIILVTGSTGHGKTTTLAAMVDYVNQQRAHHILVVEDPIEFIHPLKKGVVNQRELGTSTLSFQNALKGALRQDPDVIVIGELRDLDTISMALSASETGHLVIGTLSTSSAVKTVDRIINSYPSGSQNQIRAMISEALKAVITQRLIPGTDGKSMHLALEILIGNLSIANLIRDNKTYQIHSTMQIGKNLGMRLMDDAILELLEAGKISLDEAVANVDNKALLKRHLPADRKRAE
- a CDS encoding type IV pilus twitching motility protein PilT; its protein translation is MAQIDLYFRQMRDRGASDLHMVIGFPPLLRLRGELVPLDAPVLTPESNKGLLFEILDPVQQEALLTRKDFDKAYEIEGVGRFRCNFLFQHRGIGAVFRIIPTKILTLDELGMPAIVKTVAHFQRGLVLVTGPTGSGKSTTMAAVIDAINETYAKHIITIEDPLEFVHPNKKCIFSQREVGSHAKSFAEALKVASREDPNVILVGEMRDLETIALALTCAELGILVFGTLHTNSAGKTIDRIINAFPAEQQAQTRTMLSESLKAVIAQQLLKTKDGKGRCAAVEVLIGSPALASIIREGKVTQIDSLIQTGKSQGMQTMDSHLQLLINEGKITREAAREKAIDKSLFSSPGGE